Sequence from the Aromatoleum petrolei genome:
GGGGGCGCTCATGCGGCCCCCGCCAATCGCGCATAGGGCGCACGATACGCCCCGACGCTGTTGCGCCAGTTGCGCTCGGACTCGACGAAGCGCCTTCCCGCGGCCCGATAGTCGCCCCACAGCCCCCGCTTGCTCAGCATGTCCACGACCACTTCGGCGAGGGCCTGCGCACTGCCTGCGCGGAACAGCCGGCCGGTCACGCCGTCACGCACGAGCTCCTTGTGACCGCCGACATCGGAGGCGACGAAGACGCGCCCCTGCGCCATGGCCTCGAGCGGCTTGAGCGGCGTGACCAGTTCGGTCAGGCGCATCGAGTGACGCGGGTAGGCGAGCAGGTCGATGAGGTCGTAGTAGCGACTCACCTCGCCATGGGGCACGCGACCGGCGAAGATGACGCGGTCGGCGATCCCCAGCCTTTCGGCCTGGGCCTTGAGGCTGGCCTCCTGCGGTCCGCCGCCGACCAGCAGCACGCGCAGCTCGGGCAGGCGCTGCAGCAGGGCCGGCACCGCGTCGAGCAGCAGGTCCAGCCCTTCGTAGGCGTAGAACGAGCCCACGAAGCCGACGACCGTCTTGCCCTCCAGCCCGAGACGCAATTTCAGTGCGGCATCGGGCTCGCCCGAGAGCTGGAAGGACTCGATATCGACCGCATTGGGAATCACGGTGACGCGCTCGGGCGCGATACCGCGTCCGACGATGTCGTTGCGCAATCCCTCGCAGATCGTGAACACGTGATCGACGCGCCTCATTGCCCAGGTTTCCAGCGCATGAGTCATGCGGTAGCGCAGCCCCCGCTCGCGGGCGGTCCCGTGGTCGACCGCGGCATCCTCCCAGAATGCGCGGATCTCATAGACGACGGGGATGCCCAGCCGGCGGCCGGCGCTCAGGGCCGGC
This genomic interval carries:
- a CDS encoding TIGR04063 family PEP-CTERM/XrtA system glycosyltransferase, producing the protein MKILHVFDHSIPLHSGYTFRSAAILREQRALGWETFHLTSPKQGVTAALEQDVDGLRFFRTPPVSGATPVLRETALMRALRGRIVEVAAQVRPDLIHAHSPVLNVLPALSAGRRLGIPVVYEIRAFWEDAAVDHGTARERGLRYRMTHALETWAMRRVDHVFTICEGLRNDIVGRGIAPERVTVIPNAVDIESFQLSGEPDAALKLRLGLEGKTVVGFVGSFYAYEGLDLLLDAVPALLQRLPELRVLLVGGGPQEASLKAQAERLGIADRVIFAGRVPHGEVSRYYDLIDLLAYPRHSMRLTELVTPLKPLEAMAQGRVFVASDVGGHKELVRDGVTGRLFRAGSAQALAEVVVDMLSKRGLWGDYRAAGRRFVESERNWRNSVGAYRAPYARLAGAA